The following nucleotide sequence is from Schistocerca serialis cubense isolate TAMUIC-IGC-003099 chromosome 4, iqSchSeri2.2, whole genome shotgun sequence.
CGTAATTATCACACACCATAATTTTTAAAATACAATGGGACTGTAAGGTTCATAGTTGATTAATGTGGTATATTATGCTAGACAAGGCACTAACATCAGTAACATAATTTTCTCCTTTCCAGGCAATGTCACAAAGGAGATACAATATGGAAATCCACGTTCACTGACAAATCAGCTATTCAGTCCTGATTCTTCAATTTGTATGGACAAAGGTTTTGCGATGTTAATGAACATGCAACAGGAAGAAGTTAATCCAGTGACCATTGAGTCTAATGATCAAGAACATGGGCAATCTGATAGAGGAAATGAAGTTGGTAAGGAAAATAAAACGAGAAAAACAAATAAGAACACTGACAAGTGGAAAAAGAACATAATAAAAATGAATAGGCAGTCAGGAAAGGCGTACAAATCAACTGCTAATAAAGAAGTACCAGCCAGAACATTTAAGTACAACGATTGTTCCAAATGTCCGAGACAGATGTTCCAAGGATTCTGGATGATGAAAGATTTAGAAAAGCAGTGACAGTATTTAGCTCCACTTATTAAGGTGGTACCTAAAGCAAGGTCATGTTCTGCAGGTGCGCAGTCTCAAAGAAATGTCACAAAGAAGTACGTTCTCCTGAAAAATGGTAGTGAAGTTcaagtgtgtctagggtttttcctTAGCATTTTTAATATATCAGTAACATTTGTGcaatatatacagaagaaaagggacagcaacaacatgattctGTCTGCTGACGAGAGGGGTCATCATCATCCAGGTATAAGGAGATGAGGCAAGGGAGAGAATAAGGAACCATATAAAATCATTTCCTACCATTCCATCGCATTACTGCCAACAGAGCACTGTGTGACAGTTCTTACCAGGAGATTTGAATATACAAATAATGCACGAACTATATAAGAAACATTGCGAAGAGGAACAGGTTACTGCTGAAAAATATTGGCTTTACAGAGAAATATTCAATACAGGGTTTAACTTAGGCTTTCATATACCAAGAAAAGATGTATGTGACCACTGCAATCGCTTTCAAAATATCTCTGAGAAAATCAAGAGACAGAGAAAGACCAGCATTCAGAACACCTAAAGAGAAAGGAGGCTGGTAGAATACTAAAAAATGAGTTGAAGGAGCAGGCCAAAGCAGGAGAATGTCATTTACTGGAGTTTGACCTAGAAGCTGTGAGATGCTGTTCACACATAGCAGCTAAAGCCATTTTTTACAAAAGAAGACTGGTGGTATACAACCTCACAGTATACAACACTGTTACCAGGAAAGCTAGAAATTAGATGTGACATGAAGGTGTGGCTAAACACGGCTCAATTGAAGTAGCATCATGTGTATTTGAAGAACTCCAGAAGATTGCAGATGGCCGTCCAGTTGTTTTGTTCTCCGACACTTGTGGTGAACAGAACCAAAACACCAACGTGAGTACCATGTTCCTTCATGCTGTCCAAACATTGAACATCCCGGTGATACAGCAGTGCTTCTTTGAGCCTGGCGACTCTTTAATGGAGTGTGATTCAGTCCATGTCCGTATAGAGAGGGCTGCAAAAAATGTTAATATCTAGGACCCTTTGGGGTGGTATACTGTTGTTCAAACTCCTACCAAACAAAGACTGTATGAAGTCATTGAAATGGACCAGAAGGACTTTTTGGATTTTGGTGCTATGCAGAAGGAAAAGTTTAAGAATGCTAAAACTGACAGTGAAGGAAATCAAGTACAATGGCTTAAAGTGATGCAACTTCAATATCACAGAAGTGATGTTAATCACATCTTTTTCAAGCATTTCCATAATCAACAATTCAGAAGTTTGCCAGTTTCCAGAAAATCTCGAAATTCCGATACAATCTTCCAGTTGGAACTGAAATACCATGGAGCACTGAAACTTCAGGAAGAGAAGGTAAAAGACCTCCTGGATCTATGCCGCAGTGGCATTATCAGGGAACAGTACCATGCATTTTACAAGAGTCTTCAAGAAGAAATAGCTGGAGATTCATACTGTGGTGGCAAAGGTTGTGATGAAGTTAGCAAGAAAGTGAACATTCATTGGTGATGTAGGTACAAATTCTGCTCATATGTTTTTACTTTTACTgtaccctatctgtttttaatcagTAAATTACCTTTGTAATTTATATTTTGGCAAACCAAATGCGTATCTCCAAAGAGGATCATAAAGACGTATCTCCTTAGCACCATATTAAAAATTAATAGTAGTCCAGTAAGAacaatttttataaatatattatcatcTGACAGATTTTTAAGTGTATTTATGTGTAGTGTAGAAATTTTTCAATAAAGTTTGTATTAGTCACTGAAAAACGAAATTTACTtcttaaaatatcatttttttaaccTCCTGTAAAGTAGCTAAAATGGAGTTATGTTCCCCTGATCCTCACACAATGATATTatctttcaatttatttttttaatttaaacaatggaaTAATTAACTAAAACCAGTCATGCCACTGTTAGATGTGTAGAAGAGAATACATGATATACCTAAATAATTTCCCCCTGCAGTTTCAATTGCAGCTCatctgtgttggggcaatgtaGTCAGCTGGGAAaattgtagtgcccccagaattttacgaaagtctggagacacttgtgttccagccgtttcaAACAtgtgttattttaaagcagggtgtaaggatgagcatgggatactgcacccatttattgtttgtgcaggtgaAACTTGAAGGGAGATAATTCTtcggcgctggcaagtgttcagcgtGACCTGCCAAGAATAATAAACtacggcccggaagctccgtggccggctgcaaagagtaatgtagctttgtattgttgaaaaacaaatggagtgactcgagATAGTGACTGACTGTTTAGTAGACGTTGAACTGCTtttgagagtacgtggactggatgtggatagtcagccacgatgaaagcttatgtattaattgtgttcaaaaatttgtaattaactgatcttgggtacccggtaatgtgtgggcttacgtcataaagtttagttgtttttgtgtacaaagtggaaataaatatgttcgggtgcattgaatgatattccaagagtagcgtattttttaaataagaagagagagagagcgagagagtgaaaatatccccttcctagcagtgaaatcttcggagaagtgTCCGCTGCTAGaagaagacatcggcgctgcaagaaagcagaaccagcattcttcaacaagtaagtccatgaAAACacttaacattacaccgggccaccgcaAAATGTAGCTGAATGCACAtgagtgtgtgttttgttctttatcatttagctctgAAGAAGGATGTCCTCCACAAGTGTAGAAAATTATTCAGTTTTGTTTAAGTGCATACTGATTACTCAACACCTTAGCTGTATTCCTTCCAATATTTTAATTCTTCTTATTGTAGGCCTGttgtaattacaataattattattgcaTACAGTGTCCTTTTCATTCTGGCATTACATAATCCCATGGTTTCTTATtatactacattttattttaataagtttttttcAATATTATGACATAAGAGTTGCTCAGCTGAGAATGCACTTTACACACTCACTCactaaattttacaagcattaattaACAAAATAGCAACTATAGATATTTTCTGCGACCTACCAAAGGCATCTGATGGTGTGAATCACAATAATCTCCTAGAATAACCTAAGTTTTATGGAACTAATGGTATAGTCAATTAACCCTTTGGAAACTAATGGGACATACATGTCCTACAAGAAGTTCCAAGTAGACTGTTGGGATAAAAGCGTCCCAATTTAACAATGAATTTGCACATTACAGTCTTTTAAACTTCCCTCCTTGTGTCTGGACTGTTGGCAGCACTTGTGAAACTGTCATGGCGGCATATTTGTGAATAAATCACACGTTTGTAGTGATATTTGCATCGTTTCTTGAAGAAAATCATCGAAATAGAGCTAAGAAAATGTGAGTGTCATATATAAGTATTATCTACATCCTTTTATGTTGTATTGATTTATAATTCCCACGATTGTGAaagtttattgaaaaaaaaaaaaaaaaaccagaaatagtgTTTTTGCGACTTGGGATGTATATGTCCCAGTAGTTCTTTTTCTTGGGACATCATTGTCCCACCAGTTCTCAATATAAAGGAAACACGCTCTAATAGTTTTTATATTCTTTATTATTTCAGAAACACTGACGCAGCACTGAATCAAGGATGGCTTCTGATATGGATAAACGTGTCTTGCAGTGGCTTGATGACGACAATGATGACTGTGTTGATGTTCCTGACTTCTCTCGCAGTTCTAAATCACGTGATAGCAGTGCCTCTAACAtgagtgacatctacatctacatcgatactccgcaagccacccaacggtgtgtggcggagggcactttacgtgccactgtcattacctccctttcctgttccagtcgcgtatggttcgcgggaagaacgactgtctgaaagcctccgtgcgcgctctaatctctctaattttacattcgtgatctcctcgggaagtataagtagggggaagcaatatattcgatacctcatccagaaacgcaccctctcgaaacctggcgagcaagctacaccgcgatgcagagcgcctctcttgcagagtctgccacttgagtttattaaacatctccgtaacgctatcacggttaccaaataacccagtgacgaaacgcgccgctcttctttggatcttctctatctcctccgtcaacccgacctggtacggatcccacactgatgagcaatactcaagtataggtcgaacgagtgttttgtaagccacctcctttgttgatggactacattttctaagcactctcccaatgaatctcaacctggtacccgccttaccaacaattagttttatatgatcattccacttcaaattgttccgtacgcatactcccagatattttacagaagtaactgctaccagtgtttgttccgctatcatataatcatacaataagggatccttctttctatgtattcgcaatacattacatttgtctatgttaagggtcagttgccactccctgcaccaaatgcctatccgctgcagatcttcctgtatttcgctacaattttctaatgcagcaacttctctgtatactacagcatcatccgcgaaaagccgcatggaacttccgacactatctactaagtcatttatatatattgtgaaaagcaatggtcccataacactcccctgtggcacgccagaggttactttaacgtctgtagacgtctctccattgataacaacatgctgtgttctgtttgctaaaaactcttcaatccagccacacagctggtctgatattccgtaggctcttactttgtttatcaggcgagtgACCAAGACAACAATGAGGTTTCATACGTCGGAGGTTCAACTAACAATGTAGTGTTGTCATCAAAGGTAGATGCAATGTTCAGACCTCGAAAGGCTATGCCAAACATGGTAATTCCAGCTGTATTAGCAAAATTGGATAGGAGTGCTTCAGAACTAGACATCTTTGAGAAAATATTTCCTCCCAgtctttttatatttatctctcagTGTACGAATCAGAGACTACAAATGATAAAGAAAACCACAATTCAGAGCACAGACCCTGGAGAAATTAGGTTGGTTCTTGGTGTTATGCTTGTAATGTGTCTTCATTTTCAGAGTATTGGTCACACAATACTTCAATGGGAAATGTTGCTATAAAAAGAGCAATTTCCAGAGATAGGTGCAAAGTGTTACTTTCTAAACTGTACTTCAATTTCCCTGAGAAACCAGACACAGCTGTTAAGCTTTACTACCCAGAGTCAATAGTCGCTTGTCTGAGAAACACTTTTCAGAAAGCGAAGTCAGAAAGTACAGCACAAAGCATTGACAGGTCTATGGTAAAGTTCAAAGGAAGGTCAGCCTTGAAACAATACCTTCCTATGAAGCCAGTGAAGCATGGGATAAAGATATGGATGAGGAGTGATTCTGTAACAGGCTACACATATGACTTCAACATATATTGTGGAAAGGATGCAAATAATTTGGATGGCACATTGGGTGAGCATGTAGTTCtgcagctctcaaaaacaattagagACACTAATGTAATGTTGTCATTTGATAGATTTTTTACATCAATTCATTTGATGGATACCTTGCCATTTGCAGCTGTTGGTACATGTATGGCTAACAGGAAAAATGTGCCAAAGTCAACAAAGAAActtactcgggggggggggggggggggggggggggggaatgcgagTTCCTTTGCAATTTGTCAGGTATGTTGTGGTGTAAATGGCAGGACACCATAGAAGTAATGTTGGTCAGTAACTGTCATTCTTATGATGTATGTACAGTGAACAGAAAAGCAAAAGATGGATCTAAATTGGTTGTAGAATGTCTAGTGGCACTGAAAACTTATAACGAGTATATGGGTGGCGTGGACTTGGCTGATCAGATGAGTACACTGTATGATTTAGACAGAAAATCTGATAAATGGTGGAAGAAAGTGTCCTACAAACTGTTGCTAACTATTGTTGTAAATGCCTGGATTTTACAAAAGGAAATTCAACAcaagacagtgccactaaaacattTTCTAGTCAACCTAGCAGAGCAGATGATTGCCAAGGGACAAAAGACTGCCAAGGTACAGTGGAAATACTCAGCTGGGCGTCCTTCTAAGAGAGCAAGAGGTATGCAGAATGTAGGGCTACACCTCCCTGAAGAAGGACCTACAAGAAGATGTTGTGTTTTGTGTTCCAGCAACAACAAGGAAACAAGAACAAAATCTACCTGCAAAATGTGCCAGCATCCATAATGCAAAAAGTGCTTTGGAACATATCATATGTGATTATAATAAATCAGACATGTGTAATTCTTTGATAGTAAATGTGTTCTACAAATTGTTACTAActagtgtaataaaaaactgattgTATACATCTTGTTTGCTATATATATTTTAGTAACTCCTATTGGGTACTGGTGGGACAACATTTGTCCCACTCAGTAAGCCTAGTGGGACACCCACGTCCCACTCAGTAAGACTACTGGGACACCAGTGTCCCAGGGCCTAATTGCAGGAAGTGAGTTCCGAATTGACAAAAATGTATTCATAATATTATCAAGACTAATaaaacactatgtggtcaaaagcagaagtttctatataaaatttaaaaaatctgtctTGAAAGGGTTAATGGATAAAGTCATATCTAAAGCATAGAATGAAGAAAGATGTACTAGGTAATAATAAGAATAAATCATGCAATATCAGTGAAGCAATACATTTAAGGAGAAGCATTCTCCCCACCAATGCCAACTAGATAACATCAGTATGTGATTTTTATATGCCTTGCACAGACTTTAATTCACACAAAAGTAATCCATAAGTTTTGCATTATAATTTACAATGCTTAGGAAACAAATTACATGCTTTTGAATTAATTATCACAAGATTAGCTCCACATTAGTAGTTGTTAAGAATACTAGAAATGAGCAGATAACATTCATTATTTCAAAGTCTATAACCTTTCAATGTGTTACTGTAGATAAcataataaatttgacaatgttgccATTTACTATGCTGCCATTTGCTCGAGAAAAATAAGCTTATGACCAACACAGAAAAAGTGCTGTGGGCGAAGAAGCTTTACACTGACAAAGAGTTCAAAATTGCAATTCTGAAATTTGTATTTGAGACCATTCCTTTCTTTATTGTAGGTATGTGTAGATCTCTCTCAGGAGATTTTGATACTTCTTTGAAATCGCTTGATgaagttttaagtaaattaatgtcagGGCATAGAAGTGTAAAATCTCATGATACTTGGAAATCTGAATATAAACACTTCATGTGTCTGTTTGCAAAGCAAACATTTCACATGTTCATAAATTTTGACAACATAGCCTACGGGGAGCAAGGACTTGATGCTatatttcagttaaaatgaacagttGAGATCTCGACTGTTCATCTTAACTTAAGGTTTTGCATACTGTATCCTATCTTGAGAGTCATGTACCTCTGACACCTGTACCACAGAAACCTCAAGTATAcatgtcattactcatccactcgactgcaagtggcatgtcaatggtagatctagacaTCTTGCACAGAGAGGACTAGGGAGGACTCAGTGTGTTATATctatccccctaaccaacaagtctgaggtgctgtctttcactgaaactgaaagtgAGCCAttgagactcacttcacctgttttggggaaacttgTTTTGTCTGGTGACAGGAGGCGGCAAACGCCAAAGGATAGGAGACTATTCATCATCAGCAGTTCAAAAGCGTGgagaatgatggtaccccttagtaaaatggcagcaagggatgaGAAAGGACAACAGATGCACTCAGTTTGTATGCCTCAGGGCCTCATTCaccatgttgaagaggctattccagcagcaacTGATGGAACAGTGAGCAACCAACCACAGATTGTGGCGCATGTtgaaacaaatgatgcctgtcatctgggctctgaggtcattcttGGACCATTCCagagactggcagagaaggttaatAAGACTAGGCTTATGCATGGAGTTTCAAAGAAGCtctcaatttgcagcattgtccccagaactgattgtggccctttgcTTCTAAGTCaactggaaggactgaaccagagacttcaaaagttctgtgacaagctatgctgagacttcctggacttgtgctaTAGGGTTGAGAATGGTAGGGATCCCAAAACGCGtcaggctgctactcaggtagctgactgaaTGTGAGGAGCCCACAGggattttttagattaggtgactcttcaTTCAATCCAGATAATAATAGCTGAGGAAACTCAGAAGTATCAGTGCAAGATTGAAAGAAGTGCCTCCACTGGCAAGAGCATTAAAATCCTAATAGTAAACTgccaaaacatttacaacaaagtaCCACAGTTTGATGTGCTCATGAAAAGTAGTGAAGCTCTCATAATACTAGGTATCAGAAAACTGGGTCaaacctgaaattgataacagtttccagaatgagattttcactctgcagccgagtgtgcgctcttatgaaacttcctggcagattaaaactgtgtgtcggaccgagacccaaactcgggacctttgcctttcacgggcaagtgctctatcaactgagctacccaagcaccaatcATGCCCcatcctcgcaggagagcttctgtaaagtttggaaggtaggagatgagtaactgacagcagtaaagctgtgaggatggggcgtgagtcatgcttggctagctcagttggtagagcacttgcccgtgaaaggtaaaggttccaagttcgagtctcagtctggcacagagttttaatctgccaggaagtttcatattagcacacactacactgcagagtgaaaatctcattctggaatcatcccccaggctgtggctaagccatgtctccacaatatcctttctttcaggagtgctagttctgcaaggtttgcagcagagcttctgtaaagtttggaatgtaggagatgagtgactgacagaagtaaagctgtgaggatggggtgtgagttgtgtttgggtgctcagttggtagagcacttgcccgtgaaaggcaaaggtcccgagtttgagtctcggtccggcacacagttttaatctgccaggaagtttcatattagcgcacactacactgcagagtgaaaatctcattctggagtcattccccaggctgtggctaagccatgtctctgcaatatcctttctttcaggagtgatactTATATATAACAGCAGTGTCATATACCTGTGAATAACTTGAAATATTCAAC
It contains:
- the LOC126474249 gene encoding piggyBac transposable element-derived protein 4-like, with amino-acid sequence MASDMDKRVLQWLDDDNDDCVDVPDFSRSSKSRDSSASNMSSYFVYQASDQDNNEVSYVGGSTNNVVLSSKVDAMFRPRKAMPNMVIPAVLAKLDRSASELDIFEKIFPPSLFIFISQCTNQRLQMIKKTTIQSTDPGEIRLVLEYWSHNTSMGNVAIKRAISRDRCKVLLSKLYFNFPEKPDTAVKLYYPESIVACLRNTFQKAKSESTAQSIDRSMVKFKGRSALKQYLPMKPVKHGIKIWMRSDSVTGYTYDFNIYCGKDANNLDGTLGEHVVLQLSKTIRDTNVMLSFDRFFTSIHLMDTLPFAAVGTLNRKAKDGSKLVVECLVALKTYNEYMGGVDLADQMSTLYDLDRKSDKWWKKVSYKLLLTIVVNAWILQKEIQHKTVPLKHFLVNLAEQMIAKGQKTAKVQWKYSAGRPSKRARATTRKQEQNLPAKCASIHNAKSALEHIICDYNKSDMLTPIGYWWDNICPTQVNG